In Leucoraja erinacea ecotype New England chromosome 15, Leri_hhj_1, whole genome shotgun sequence, the following proteins share a genomic window:
- the LOC129704290 gene encoding uncharacterized protein LOC129704290, translating into MSRSALLGSRGMIYLGLILSLALSLQGAPLTRSAQMQRSGRGSAMEDPIHPKPSRKVGIPLLPPNENMNALSLQRGPDDGPPQAADYEEVEVSGDGHLPGGETEGVSGDGSIDYSDFNFPFPVGKPETRDFASQGRAE; encoded by the exons ATGAGTCGCAGTGCGCTCCTTGGAAGCAGAGGGATGATTTATCTCGGTTTGATTCTGTCGCTGGCTCTTTCACTCCAAG GTGCTCCACTAACCAGAAGTGCACAGATGCAGAGGTCAGGGAGGGGTTCAGCCATGGAAGACCCCATTCA CCCGAAGCCGTCGAGGAAGGTGGGGATCCCTCTCTTGCCTCCCAATGAGAACATGAACGCGTTGAGCCTGCAGAGAGGGCCCGACGACGGCCCACCACAGGCCGCAGACTACGAGGAAGTCGAGGTGTCTGGAGATGGCCACCTCCCCGGCGGGGAGACGGAAGGGGTATCGGGAGACGGTTCGATTGACTACTCGGATTTCAACTTCCCCTTCCCCGTCGGGAAGCCGGAGACACGGGATTTTGCCAGCCAAGGAAGGGCGGAATGA
- the abt1 gene encoding activator of basal transcription 1, protein MAANVELPAAWSPGRGGPGSPESESSCPEGSGAEAEAEAEGPDPEAEGPGVAGGLEGQRRPVPGVIYLGYMPPGLELCLLRKMMASFGEVGRIFLQPADDKRTRRKKKTRGLGKNFTEGWVEYQNKAVAKRVARSLHNTRIGTKKRSRFHDDLWNMKYLHRFKWIHLSERLAYEKLVKRQRMRVEVSQAKRETNFFLQNVEKSRGLDKLQELKRRKGEEWQDKSWHFRQRATEEEIQTSKATARGRAAGRADDPRRTADFQRKAQTNTALLAKIFNPAAQRD, encoded by the exons ATGGCGGCCAACGTGGAGTTGCCGGCGGCTTGGAGCCCGGGGAGAGGAGGCCCCGGGAGCCCGGAGTCGGAGTCCTCATGCCCGGAGGGGAGCGGGGCGGAGGCCGAGGCCGAGGCCGAGGGCCCGGATCCAGAGGCCGAGGGCCCGGGGGTAGCGGGCGGGCTGGAGGGGCAGCGTAGGCCGGTGCCCGGGGTGATCTACCTCGGATACATGCCGCCCGGCCTGGAGCTCTGCCTCCTGCGCAAAATGATGGCGTCCTTCGGGGAGGTGGGGAGAATCTTCCTGCAGCCGGCAG ATGATAAGAGAACGCGGCGGAAGAAAAAGACGAGGGGCCTTGGGAAGAACTTCACCGAGGGGTGGGTGGAGTATCAGAACAAGGCCGTGGCCAAACGGGTGGCCAGGAGCCTCCACAACACACGGATCGGGACCAAGAAACGCAGCCGCTTCCACGACGACCTGTGGAACATGAAG TACCTGCACCGCTTTAAATGGATCCACCTGAGCGAGCGCCTGGCCTACGAGAAGCTGGTGAAGCGGCAGAGGATGCGGGTGGAGGTCTCCCAGGCCAAGCGCGAGACCAACTTCTTCCTGCAGAACGTGGAGAAGAGCCGGGGCCTGGACAAGCTGCAGGAGCTGAAGCGGCGGAAGGGCGAGGAGTGGCAGGACAAGAGCTGGCACTTCCGCCAGCGGGCCACCGAGGAGGAGATCCAGACGAGCAAGGCGACCGCCCGCGGCCGGGCTGCGGGCAGGGCCGACGACCCACGGAGGACGGCAGACTTCCAGCGGAAAGCCCAGACCAACACGGCCCTCCTGGCCAAGATCTTCAACCCTGCTGCTCAACGGGATTAG